In Acropora palmata chromosome 7, jaAcrPala1.3, whole genome shotgun sequence, one genomic interval encodes:
- the LOC141885932 gene encoding dual specificity calcium/calmodulin-dependent 3',5'-cyclic nucleotide phosphodiesterase 1A-like isoform X2 has translation MGSACVKASDTNPNYVYDVGEETAEGTPDPTVQPHIHVTTAPVRHSSDSTKDDNEVGEICDGYTTYEPTSGSALALSRLHQIMEQLNTANPISLTDMKQELGRAVAILDKANSASPVKDFRSSAGALSNIDEEIETSLYSDEVCEEVREWIATTFARTTPGMRRKSLARRHTFRSVVQAVKASLYVNRIYQNMTEKSKWKVPEEVHVYLKRLDNWTFDPFKFNDVSGGHPLRYIGHELFTRYDLLAKFKITGGTLDRFLLSIQNGYKKPQNPYHNELHATDVAHSVHYFLSRVGLMHCMNDLEIFAILLSAIIHDVEHTGTTNNFHVNSRSHLALLYNDRSVLENHHLCFAFTVLKSRDQDIFASLTPEQYSDIRTLVVDMVIATDMSSHFEQLRTMKAALSVLGNQIEKSQALEFVLHVSDIANPAKDWELHRQWTSRIMEEFFCQGDRELELGLPISPLCDRSVTCIPESQLEMLDILLETKTSQAADELGLEGCGGKERAWVAPLADNRRRWKEQCQTPSKDGINETRTASNHSLASRTSFGANELGRVDENRNKSPRNSKGYLTPIIS, from the exons ATGGGGTCTGCTTGCGTTAAGGCATCGGACACCAACCCAAACTACGTCTACGATGTCGGAGAGGAAACGGCGGAAGGCACTCCTG ACCCGACAGTACAGCCTCATATTCATGTAACGACAGCTCCTGTTAGGCATTCTAGCGATTCAACGAAAGATGACAATGAAGTGGGTGAAATTTGTGATGGTTACACGACGTACGAACCTACCAGCGGCTCCGCTCTGGCTTTATCAAG ACTGCATCAAATTATGGAGCAATTAAACACAGCAAATCCTATCTCACTCACAGACATGAAACAAGAGCTTGGTAGAGCTGTGGCCATATTAGATAAAGCAAATTCGGCATCACCAGTCAAAGATTTTAG GAGTTCCGCTGGAGCGCTAAGTAACATTGACGAGGAAATAGAAACCAGTCTGTACTCTGATGAAGTCTGCGAAGAAGTTAGGGAATGGATCGCCACCACATTTGCGCGGACTACGCCGGGCATGCGCAGGAAAAGCTTGGCTCGGAGGCACACGTTTCGAAGCGTAGTGCAAGCTGTAAAGGCCAGTCTTTATGTTAACAG aataTATCAAAATATGaccgaaaaatcaaaatggaaaGTTCCCGAGGAGGTTCACGTTTATTTAAAG AGGTTAGACAACTGGACGTTTGATCCTTTCAAGTTCAATGACGTGAGTGGAGGACATCCTCTTCGATATATCGGCCACGAGTTGTTCACCCGCTATGATTTGTTAGCTAAATTTAAG ATAACTGGCGGAACATTAGACAGGTTCTTGTTAAGCATACAAAATGGCTACAAAAAGCCACAGAATCCTTATCACAACGAACTCCACGCAACTGACGTAGCACATTCCGTGCATTACTTCCTGTCACGTGTCGGTTTGATG CACTGTATGAATGATTTGGAGATATTTGCCATCCTTCTCTCCGCCATCATACACGATGTCGAACACACTGGTACAACAAATAACTTTCATGTGAACTCGAG GTCACATCTAGCTCTGTTATACAACGACCGTTCTGTACTGGAAAATCATCATTTATGCTTTGCATTTACGGTTTTAAAATCA CGAGACCAAGATATCTTTGCGAGTCTAACACCAGAGCAGTACAG TGATATTCGTACATTGGTGGTCGACATGGTTATTGCAACAGATATGTCCTCACATTTTGAGCAACTTCGAACGATGAAAGCAGCCCTGTCGGTTCTTGGCAA tcaaattgaaaagagcCAGGCGTTAGAGTTCGTTCTACACGTATCTGATATCGCCAATCCTGCAAAGGACTGGGAGCTACACCGCCAATGGACCTCTCGCATTATGGAAGAGTTTTTCTGCCAG GGAGATCGTGAGTTGGAGCTTGGTTTACCTATCTCACCACTCTGTGATCGCTCTGTCACCTGTATTCCAGAGAGTCAGTTAG AAATGTTAGACATCCTATTGGAAACGAAGACTTCACAAGCCGCGGATGAACTTGGCTTAGAGGGATGTGGAGGCAAGGAGAGGGCTTGGGTAGCACCATTAGCAGACAACAGACGAAGATGGAAAGAGCAATGCCAAACCCCTTCTAAAG atGGAATCAATGAAACAAGAACGGCGTCTAATCACAGCTTAGCAAGCCGCACATCTTTTGGCGCTAATGAGCTCGGCAGAGTTGACGAAAATAGAAACAAGAGTCCAAGAAACAGCAAAGGTTACCTGACACCAATTATATCCTAA
- the LOC141885932 gene encoding dual specificity calcium/calmodulin-dependent 3',5'-cyclic nucleotide phosphodiesterase 1A-like isoform X3 has product MEQLNTANPISLTDMKQELGRAVAILDKANSASPVKDFRSSAGALSNIDEEIETSLYSDEVCEEVREWIATTFARTTPGMRRKSLARRHTFRSVVQAVKASLYVNRIYQNMTEKSKWKVPEEVHVYLKRLDNWTFDPFKFNDVSGGHPLRYIGHELFTRYDLLAKFKITGGTLDRFLLSIQNGYKKPQNPYHNELHATDVAHSVHYFLSRVGLMHCMNDLEIFAILLSAIIHDVEHTGTTNNFHVNSRSHLALLYNDRSVLENHHLCFAFTVLKSRDQDIFASLTPEQYSDIRTLVVDMVIATDMSSHFEQLRTMKAALSVLGNQIEKSQALEFVLHVSDIANPAKDWELHRQWTSRIMEEFFCQGDRELELGLPISPLCDRSVTCIPESQLGFIEFVVLPAFDVFSEMLDILLETKTSQAADELGLEGCGGKERAWVAPLADNRRRWKEQCQTPSKDGINETRTASNHSLASRTSFGANELGRVDENRNKSPRNSKGYLTPIIS; this is encoded by the exons ATGGAGCAATTAAACACAGCAAATCCTATCTCACTCACAGACATGAAACAAGAGCTTGGTAGAGCTGTGGCCATATTAGATAAAGCAAATTCGGCATCACCAGTCAAAGATTTTAG GAGTTCCGCTGGAGCGCTAAGTAACATTGACGAGGAAATAGAAACCAGTCTGTACTCTGATGAAGTCTGCGAAGAAGTTAGGGAATGGATCGCCACCACATTTGCGCGGACTACGCCGGGCATGCGCAGGAAAAGCTTGGCTCGGAGGCACACGTTTCGAAGCGTAGTGCAAGCTGTAAAGGCCAGTCTTTATGTTAACAG aataTATCAAAATATGaccgaaaaatcaaaatggaaaGTTCCCGAGGAGGTTCACGTTTATTTAAAG AGGTTAGACAACTGGACGTTTGATCCTTTCAAGTTCAATGACGTGAGTGGAGGACATCCTCTTCGATATATCGGCCACGAGTTGTTCACCCGCTATGATTTGTTAGCTAAATTTAAG ATAACTGGCGGAACATTAGACAGGTTCTTGTTAAGCATACAAAATGGCTACAAAAAGCCACAGAATCCTTATCACAACGAACTCCACGCAACTGACGTAGCACATTCCGTGCATTACTTCCTGTCACGTGTCGGTTTGATG CACTGTATGAATGATTTGGAGATATTTGCCATCCTTCTCTCCGCCATCATACACGATGTCGAACACACTGGTACAACAAATAACTTTCATGTGAACTCGAG GTCACATCTAGCTCTGTTATACAACGACCGTTCTGTACTGGAAAATCATCATTTATGCTTTGCATTTACGGTTTTAAAATCA CGAGACCAAGATATCTTTGCGAGTCTAACACCAGAGCAGTACAG TGATATTCGTACATTGGTGGTCGACATGGTTATTGCAACAGATATGTCCTCACATTTTGAGCAACTTCGAACGATGAAAGCAGCCCTGTCGGTTCTTGGCAA tcaaattgaaaagagcCAGGCGTTAGAGTTCGTTCTACACGTATCTGATATCGCCAATCCTGCAAAGGACTGGGAGCTACACCGCCAATGGACCTCTCGCATTATGGAAGAGTTTTTCTGCCAG GGAGATCGTGAGTTGGAGCTTGGTTTACCTATCTCACCACTCTGTGATCGCTCTGTCACCTGTATTCCAGAGAGTCAGTTAG GATTCATTGAATTTGTCGTGTTGCCAGCGTTCGACGTTTTTTCAGAAATGTTAGACATCCTATTGGAAACGAAGACTTCACAAGCCGCGGATGAACTTGGCTTAGAGGGATGTGGAGGCAAGGAGAGGGCTTGGGTAGCACCATTAGCAGACAACAGACGAAGATGGAAAGAGCAATGCCAAACCCCTTCTAAAG atGGAATCAATGAAACAAGAACGGCGTCTAATCACAGCTTAGCAAGCCGCACATCTTTTGGCGCTAATGAGCTCGGCAGAGTTGACGAAAATAGAAACAAGAGTCCAAGAAACAGCAAAGGTTACCTGACACCAATTATATCCTAA
- the LOC141885932 gene encoding dual specificity calcium/calmodulin-dependent 3',5'-cyclic nucleotide phosphodiesterase 1A-like isoform X1, with amino-acid sequence MGSACVKASDTNPNYVYDVGEETAEGTPDPTVQPHIHVTTAPVRHSSDSTKDDNEVGEICDGYTTYEPTSGSALALSRLHQIMEQLNTANPISLTDMKQELGRAVAILDKANSASPVKDFRSSAGALSNIDEEIETSLYSDEVCEEVREWIATTFARTTPGMRRKSLARRHTFRSVVQAVKASLYVNRIYQNMTEKSKWKVPEEVHVYLKRLDNWTFDPFKFNDVSGGHPLRYIGHELFTRYDLLAKFKITGGTLDRFLLSIQNGYKKPQNPYHNELHATDVAHSVHYFLSRVGLMHCMNDLEIFAILLSAIIHDVEHTGTTNNFHVNSRSHLALLYNDRSVLENHHLCFAFTVLKSRDQDIFASLTPEQYSDIRTLVVDMVIATDMSSHFEQLRTMKAALSVLGNQIEKSQALEFVLHVSDIANPAKDWELHRQWTSRIMEEFFCQGDRELELGLPISPLCDRSVTCIPESQLGFIEFVVLPAFDVFSEMLDILLETKTSQAADELGLEGCGGKERAWVAPLADNRRRWKEQCQTPSKDGINETRTASNHSLASRTSFGANELGRVDENRNKSPRNSKGYLTPIIS; translated from the exons ATGGGGTCTGCTTGCGTTAAGGCATCGGACACCAACCCAAACTACGTCTACGATGTCGGAGAGGAAACGGCGGAAGGCACTCCTG ACCCGACAGTACAGCCTCATATTCATGTAACGACAGCTCCTGTTAGGCATTCTAGCGATTCAACGAAAGATGACAATGAAGTGGGTGAAATTTGTGATGGTTACACGACGTACGAACCTACCAGCGGCTCCGCTCTGGCTTTATCAAG ACTGCATCAAATTATGGAGCAATTAAACACAGCAAATCCTATCTCACTCACAGACATGAAACAAGAGCTTGGTAGAGCTGTGGCCATATTAGATAAAGCAAATTCGGCATCACCAGTCAAAGATTTTAG GAGTTCCGCTGGAGCGCTAAGTAACATTGACGAGGAAATAGAAACCAGTCTGTACTCTGATGAAGTCTGCGAAGAAGTTAGGGAATGGATCGCCACCACATTTGCGCGGACTACGCCGGGCATGCGCAGGAAAAGCTTGGCTCGGAGGCACACGTTTCGAAGCGTAGTGCAAGCTGTAAAGGCCAGTCTTTATGTTAACAG aataTATCAAAATATGaccgaaaaatcaaaatggaaaGTTCCCGAGGAGGTTCACGTTTATTTAAAG AGGTTAGACAACTGGACGTTTGATCCTTTCAAGTTCAATGACGTGAGTGGAGGACATCCTCTTCGATATATCGGCCACGAGTTGTTCACCCGCTATGATTTGTTAGCTAAATTTAAG ATAACTGGCGGAACATTAGACAGGTTCTTGTTAAGCATACAAAATGGCTACAAAAAGCCACAGAATCCTTATCACAACGAACTCCACGCAACTGACGTAGCACATTCCGTGCATTACTTCCTGTCACGTGTCGGTTTGATG CACTGTATGAATGATTTGGAGATATTTGCCATCCTTCTCTCCGCCATCATACACGATGTCGAACACACTGGTACAACAAATAACTTTCATGTGAACTCGAG GTCACATCTAGCTCTGTTATACAACGACCGTTCTGTACTGGAAAATCATCATTTATGCTTTGCATTTACGGTTTTAAAATCA CGAGACCAAGATATCTTTGCGAGTCTAACACCAGAGCAGTACAG TGATATTCGTACATTGGTGGTCGACATGGTTATTGCAACAGATATGTCCTCACATTTTGAGCAACTTCGAACGATGAAAGCAGCCCTGTCGGTTCTTGGCAA tcaaattgaaaagagcCAGGCGTTAGAGTTCGTTCTACACGTATCTGATATCGCCAATCCTGCAAAGGACTGGGAGCTACACCGCCAATGGACCTCTCGCATTATGGAAGAGTTTTTCTGCCAG GGAGATCGTGAGTTGGAGCTTGGTTTACCTATCTCACCACTCTGTGATCGCTCTGTCACCTGTATTCCAGAGAGTCAGTTAG GATTCATTGAATTTGTCGTGTTGCCAGCGTTCGACGTTTTTTCAGAAATGTTAGACATCCTATTGGAAACGAAGACTTCACAAGCCGCGGATGAACTTGGCTTAGAGGGATGTGGAGGCAAGGAGAGGGCTTGGGTAGCACCATTAGCAGACAACAGACGAAGATGGAAAGAGCAATGCCAAACCCCTTCTAAAG atGGAATCAATGAAACAAGAACGGCGTCTAATCACAGCTTAGCAAGCCGCACATCTTTTGGCGCTAATGAGCTCGGCAGAGTTGACGAAAATAGAAACAAGAGTCCAAGAAACAGCAAAGGTTACCTGACACCAATTATATCCTAA
- the LOC141885934 gene encoding cyclin-dependent kinase-like 4 — MDKFEKLGKIGEGSYGVVFKCRNKETGQIVAIKKFVESEDDPLIKKIAMREIRMLKSLRHHNLVNLLEVFRRKHKIHMVFEYCDHTVLNELEAHPRGVEEKMVKSIIHQTLQAVNFCHQHKCVHRDVKPENILITKDGVIKLCDFGFARILNNDEYTDYVATRWYRAPELLVGDTTYGFPVDVWAIGCVFAELITGQPLWPGKSDLDQLYLIRKTLGDLTDKQRKIFMENQFYRGLSIPEPREMDPLESKFKIPGQAMSFMKGCFEMEPNQRLTCAELLAHAFFDDYEPMKPPAVKTRKTRLRVKPQIDNEPASHHLPQLAIDSPAPDRTDKNKDKTKLSKLDHLPSI, encoded by the exons ATGGATAAGTTCGAAAAGCTTGGGAAAATCGGCGAAGGATCTTATGGAGTGGTATTTAAATGTAGGAACAAAGAGACAGGGCAGATAGTGGCGATCAAGAAATTCGTGGAATCAGAAGATGACCCGTTAATAAAGAAGATAGCGATGCGAGAAATTCGCATGCTTAAG agtTTACGACACCATAACCTTGTTAACCTTCTGGAGGTGTTTAGAAGAAAGCACAAGATTCACATGGTGTTCGAGTATTGCGACCACACAGTCCTTAATGAATTGGAAGCACATCCCCGAGG tgttgaagaaaaaatggtGAAGAGTATAATTCACCAAACGCTTCAAGCTGtcaatttctgtcatcaacaTAAG TGTGTTCACAGAGATGTCAAACCTGAGAATATTCTCATAACTAAAGATGGAGTCATTAAACTGTGTGACTTTGGATTCGCCAGGATATTAa ATAATGATGAGTATACAGATTATGTTGCAACAAGATGGTACAGAGCACCAGAGCTGCTTGTTGGTGACACAACTTATGGCTTCCCTGTAGATGTCTGGGCTATCGGCTGTGTATTTGCCGAGCTTATCACTGGACAGCCACTATGGCCAGGAAAATCTGATCTTGACCAGTTATACTTGATCAGAAAAACATTAG GTGATCTTACCgataaacaaagaaagatttttATGGAAAATCAGTTTTATCGGGGATTAAGTATTCCAGAACCTAGAGAAATG gaTCCTCTAgaatcaaaattcaaaattccaGGGCAAGCAATGAGTTTCATGAAG GGTTGTTTTGAAATGGAGCCAAACCAGCGACTAACCTGTGCAGAACTCTTGGCACATGCTTTTTTTGACGATTACGAACCAATGAAACCTCCCGCTGTCAAAACACGGAAAACAAGG CTCCGGGTCAAACCACAAATTGATAACGAGCCAGCGTCACATCACCTGCCTCAACTTGCCATCGATTCTCCAGCACCCGACAGAACAG ataaaaacaaagacaaaacgaAACTTAGCAAGCTCGACCATCTAccatcaatttaa
- the LOC141885936 gene encoding uncharacterized protein LOC141885936 yields the protein MGYIKTIFISRVDHNLICGICAGVFEKPVAVYCGHTYCEECLEDLLRALERKDSFQTCPDCRRKIGRNKMVPVLALKGFIEGLCVKCENSSKGCSAVLKLGELEKHLRDCEYAAVTCCLCNRVLMRKEFREHQAKCTKINCHEDHFDIPDHNSEIMILKEELVQIKKELQLSEESVQRIQRNLRELRVRSRIRERQLNEDFDPAWDPDYGYGYSARSVVQLCGFISRFLNGRPHYVDQGRIFTCLKRCFDYFHNCAGFWQDLHMLLATAMASHWFTDSQRQIMVSWLKILAREKLLNSK from the coding sequence ATGGGTTATATTAAAACTATATTTATTTCTCGCGTTGATCACAACTTGATCTGTGGAATATGCGCGGGCGTGTTTGAGAAACCAGTAGCTGTGTATTGTGGACATACGTATTGTGAAGAATGCTTGGAAGACTTGCTGAGAGCCTTGGAAAGGAAAGACAGCTTCCAGACCTGCCCCGATTGTAGGCGCAAAATTGGTCGGAATAAGATGGTACCCGTTTTGGCATTGAAAGGATTCATAGAAGGTCTTTGTGTCAAATGCGAGAATTCTAGCAAAGGCTGCTCGGCCGTTTTAAAGCTGGGAGAGTTGGAGAAGCACTTAAGAGACTGCGAGTATGCGGCGGTGACATGTTGCTTGTGTAATAGAGTGCTAATGAGGAAGGAATTTCGGGAGCATCAAGCAAAATGCACCAAGATCAATTGTCATGAAGACCATTTTGATATCCCAGATCATAATTCAGAAATAATGATTTTAAAGGAAGAATTAGTGCagataaaaaaagaactaCAACTTTCTGAAGAATCAGTTCAAAGAATTCAGCGAAATTTGCGTGAATTGCGAGTGCGATCTCGAATCCGGGAAAGGCAGTTAAACGAGGATTTCGATCCAGCTTGGGATCCGGATTACGGATACGGCTACTCCGCGCGAAGTGTGGTTCAACTTTGTGGTTTCATATCGCGATTTCTTAATGGCAGACCGCACTACGTAGATCAAGGAAGGATCTTTACTTGTTTGAAGCGCTGCTTTGACTATTTCCATAACTGTGCGGGATTTTGGCAGGATCTTCACATGCTTCTCGCCACAGCAATGGCGAGTCACTGGTTCACAGACAGTCAACGGCAAATCATGGTGTCATGGTTGAAAATTCTCGCCCGCGAAAAACTTCTTAATTCAAAGTAA